One genomic segment of Lachnospiraceae bacterium C1.1 includes these proteins:
- a CDS encoding response regulator transcription factor: protein MLEKKSYSILCVDDNKNMLTMLALWLTRAGYKSYTAHTADEALSLINSQNIDMALIDYRMPETNGFTLIKKIRKDHSFPVIVVSAEKEEMNLVVGLRSGADDYISKPVKEALMLAKIEALFRRSYIFSSKTLIPLRDGTIHFNSEKNEISDGINRVILSHNESVILRKLSQTIGQPVSPKDLCELLGYSTEKSLITTVSRLKSKLIDNGINNSFIENIRGLGYVVF, encoded by the coding sequence ATGTTAGAAAAAAAATCATATTCAATACTATGCGTAGATGATAATAAAAATATGTTGACCATGTTAGCCCTCTGGTTAACAAGAGCCGGATATAAGTCTTATACAGCTCATACTGCTGATGAAGCTCTTTCATTAATAAATTCACAAAATATAGATATGGCACTTATTGACTATAGAATGCCCGAAACTAATGGTTTTACGCTCATAAAAAAAATCCGTAAAGACCATTCTTTTCCCGTAATTGTAGTTTCTGCAGAAAAAGAAGAAATGAACCTGGTAGTAGGACTTAGATCCGGAGCTGATGATTATATATCTAAACCTGTAAAAGAAGCTCTGATGCTTGCAAAAATAGAGGCTCTTTTCCGTCGCTCTTATATATTCAGTTCAAAAACACTCATTCCTTTAAGGGATGGGACCATTCATTTTAATTCAGAGAAGAATGAAATAAGCGACGGAATCAATCGGGTAATTCTTTCCCATAATGAATCAGTAATCTTGCGAAAATTAAGCCAGACGATCGGACAGCCTGTTTCTCCAAAAGATCTTTGTGAATTATTGGGATACTCAACAGAAAAAAGTCTTATAACCACTGTATCAAGATTAAAATCAAAACTTATTGATAACGGTATAAATAACAGTTTTATTGAAAATATAAGAGGTTTAGGATATGTTGTTTTTTAA
- a CDS encoding response regulator transcription factor, producing the protein MRLLLAEDERDLSRALTAILMHEGYDVDPAYDGEMATEKINLNVYDLIVLDIMMPKKDGMEVLKDLRAMGNITPVLMLTAKAEIENRVDGLDAGADDYLTKPFAMKELLARVRSMVRRREEYLPDRMKFGNMVFDTQTLEISSKNSIRLANKEAELLEYMIINAGKELSTESIFSHVWKNEEKADHQIVWVYISFLRKKLLSINADCRIAGEKDGSYMLLSD; encoded by the coding sequence ATAAGGCTATTGTTAGCCGAAGATGAAAGGGATCTTTCAAGAGCACTTACTGCAATATTAATGCATGAAGGATATGATGTTGATCCGGCTTATGATGGGGAAATGGCAACAGAAAAAATTAATCTAAATGTATACGATTTAATAGTTCTAGATATAATGATGCCAAAGAAAGATGGTATGGAGGTATTAAAAGATTTAAGAGCAATGGGAAATATAACACCAGTCCTTATGCTTACTGCAAAAGCCGAAATAGAAAATCGGGTAGATGGGCTTGATGCCGGTGCAGATGATTATCTGACTAAACCTTTTGCAATGAAAGAACTTCTTGCCAGGGTCAGATCTATGGTAAGAAGAAGGGAAGAATATCTGCCTGACAGAATGAAATTTGGAAATATGGTCTTTGATACACAGACGCTTGAAATTTCCTCAAAGAATTCTATCCGTCTTGCTAATAAAGAAGCAGAATTGTTGGAGTATATGATTATAAATGCCGGTAAAGAACTTTCAACAGAAAGTATTTTTTCACATGTATGGAAAAATGAAGAAAAGGCTGATCATCAGATAGTGTGGGTGTATATATCCTTCTTAAGGAAAAAATTACTTTCAATTAATGCTGACTGTAGAATTGCAGGAGAAAAGGATGGAAGTTATATGCTTTTATCTGATTGA
- a CDS encoding HAMP domain-containing sensor histidine kinase — MIRRLQYRFIAVAMGSLLLVMMIVLGTINFVNFYTITQSVYAKLEYLTENNYAIKSGTISGDFADGSWNDEFPYETRYFSIALSDDGDVIGMDLDHIAAINSKNALKLVEKISINKDTFGHVSTGRRIYAYQKSVTSDNITILVFLDCTDEFSTANNVITLCMTIGLISYIAVFILVSIASKSVVQPTIDNIEKQKQFITNAGHELKTPLAIISANTEVLQMMSGENEWTKSTMNQVKRMSALVNNLIRLARMEERGENLVINDFNISELAEELADSFIAVAENEGKHITTSITENLEVSSDRNFIHELISILIDNAVKYCDESGEINISLQPTLKSVKLIVTNDYEEGESIDYRRFFDRFYRADTSHNSNKGGYGIGLSMAQEITSQIKGKISAEWKKGKISFIVVIPTKS, encoded by the coding sequence ATGATAAGACGTTTACAGTATCGTTTTATAGCTGTAGCCATGGGTTCACTGTTGCTTGTTATGATGATTGTTCTGGGAACAATAAATTTTGTTAATTTCTATACCATAACACAGTCTGTATATGCAAAATTAGAATATCTGACAGAAAATAATTATGCTATAAAGTCAGGAACAATAAGTGGAGATTTTGCTGATGGTTCATGGAATGATGAATTCCCTTACGAAACCAGATATTTTTCTATTGCATTATCAGATGATGGAGATGTCATAGGAATGGATCTGGATCATATTGCGGCTATAAATTCTAAAAATGCATTGAAGCTTGTAGAAAAGATAAGTATTAATAAAGACACTTTCGGACATGTTTCGACAGGGAGGCGTATATATGCATATCAAAAATCTGTAACCAGCGATAATATAACAATATTGGTATTTCTTGACTGTACAGATGAATTTTCTACAGCAAACAACGTAATTACATTGTGTATGACTATTGGTCTTATAAGTTATATTGCTGTATTTATTCTTGTAAGTATCGCTTCTAAGAGCGTAGTTCAGCCAACGATTGACAATATTGAAAAACAGAAACAGTTTATTACTAATGCAGGACATGAGTTAAAAACACCTCTTGCAATTATCTCAGCTAATACTGAGGTTTTGCAGATGATGTCAGGTGAAAATGAGTGGACAAAAAGTACTATGAATCAGGTAAAAAGAATGTCTGCTCTTGTTAATAATCTTATAAGACTTGCAAGAATGGAAGAACGTGGGGAAAATCTTGTAATAAATGATTTTAATATTTCAGAACTTGCAGAGGAACTGGCAGATTCATTTATAGCTGTGGCTGAAAACGAGGGAAAACATATTACAACAAGTATCACAGAAAACCTTGAGGTATCATCTGACAGAAATTTCATACATGAGCTTATATCTATCCTTATTGATAACGCGGTTAAATATTGTGATGAGTCTGGTGAGATAAATATAAGTCTTCAGCCGACATTGAAGAGCGTCAAGCTGATAGTCACAAATGATTATGAAGAAGGTGAAAGTATAGATTACAGGAGATTTTTTGACCGTTTTTACAGAGCAGATACATCACATAATTCAAATAAAGGCGGATATGGAATTGGGCTTTCAATGGCGCAGGAAATAACTTCTCAGATTAAGGGTAAAATTTCAGCTGAATGGAAGAAAGGAAAGATAAGTTTTATAGTTGTAATTCCTACAAAATCATAA